Proteins encoded together in one Lepisosteus oculatus isolate fLepOcu1 chromosome 2, fLepOcu1.hap2, whole genome shotgun sequence window:
- the pbdc1 gene encoding protein PBDC1 — translation MASVGGLDSLGAEGAAAAAHALSLPAEAYGNDPQLEMMWAMKAYQHAEIYFNLISSVDPKFLKLTKVDDKICTEFRKAFPDLNIKVLDPEDLKSEQAKEKWRPFCNLFEGVVEDFNYGTLLRLDCERDYTEENTIFATRIQFFAIEIARNREGCNNAVFEASTKSKSRAAGERQEQS, via the exons ATGGCGTCGGTCGGAGGTTTGGATTCTCTG GGTGCGGAGGGGGCTGCCGCGGCCGCGCACGCCTTGTCTCTCCCAGCGGAAGCCTACGGAAATGAT ccTCAACTGGAGATGATGTGGGCGATGAAGGCCTATCAGCATGCTGAAATCTACTTCAAC CTCATCTCCTCCGTAGATCCTAAGTTCTTGAAGCTTACAAAAGTGGATGACAAGATCTGCACAGAATTCAGGAAGGCCTTTCCTGATCTGAATATTAAAGTTCTGGACCCTGAAGATCTCAAATCGGAGCAGGCTAAGGAG AAATGGAGGCCTTTCTGCAATCTGTTTGAAGGTGTTGTTGAAGACTTCAACTACGGCACTCTGCTGCGCCTCGATTGTGAGAGAGACTATACCGAGGAGAACACAATTTTTG CTACAAGGATCCAGTTTTTTGCCATTGAAATTGCAAGGAACAGGGAGGGCTGCAACAACGCTGTGTTTGAGGCCAGCACCAAGAGCAAGTCGAGGGCCGCGGGCGAGCGCCAGGAGCAGAGCTGA
- the npm2b gene encoding nucleoplasmin-2b, whose protein sequence is MAHSTTNKPEKPLSTLWGCELNEKDRTSTFATDDSKHQHQLALRTMCLGADAKDEFNIVELVSKSEDGAEIRAVPLATLKASAMPTVNLSGIDLIPPVTFRLKTGSGPVYVSGEHVALEDDYSFDEDMEEEEEEEEEEVIEESPPKPVKPARKNTGAGKRKKPEKGEEEEEIVSEEENSPPKKGRGRGRKPAAKK, encoded by the exons ATGGCTCATAGCACTACTAACAAACCGGAGAAGCCTCTTTCGACTTTATGGG GTTGCGAATTGAACGAAAAAGACAGGACGAGCACGTTTGCAACTGACGACTCGAAGCACCAACACCAGTTGGCTCTCAGAACG ATGTGCTTGGGAGCCGACGCCAAGGACGAGTTCAACATCGTGGAGCTGGTTTCCAAATCCGAGGACGGCGCCGAGATCCGAGCGGTGCCGCTGGCGACGCTGAAGGCCTCCGCGATGCCCACG GTCAACCTGTCTGGCATCGACCTCATCCCGCCCGTGACCTTCAGGCTGAAGACCGGCTCGGGGCCGGTGTATGTGAGCGGAGAGCACGTTGCGT TGGAAGATGATTACTCATTCGATGAGGAcatggaagaggaggaagaggaggaggaggaagaggtgaTTGAAGAATCGCCCCCCAAGCCTGTGAAGCCTGCCCGTAAGAATACAGGGGCGGGCAAG AGGAAGAAGCCAGAGAAAggcgaggaggaggaaga AATTGTTTCGGAAGAGGAGAACAGTCCACCTAAAAAG GGAAGGGGGAGAGGAAGAAAGCCAGCTGCCAAGAAGTAG